In the Methanobrevibacter boviskoreani JH1 genome, one interval contains:
- a CDS encoding RNA-protein complex protein Nop10 — MKMKMHKCKSCNIYTIQDKCPKCGGELNVIYPPKYSIEDKYGKYRRKLKEESK; from the coding sequence ATGAAAATGAAAATGCACAAGTGTAAATCATGTAATATTTATACCATACAAGATAAATGTCCTAAGTGTGGTGGAGAATTAAATGTTATTTATCCTCCAAAATATTCCATTGAAGACAAGTATGGTAAATATAGAAGGAAATTAAAAGAAGAATCTAAATGA
- a CDS encoding translation initiation factor IF-2 subunit alpha, with amino-acid sequence MVRKNSKWPKEGELIVATVYKVLPYGCFAKLEEYVGKEAFIHISEVSSGWVKNIRDHVRENQKIVARCIRVNPKKGHIDASLKRIREDQRTKKIQQWKIEQKAEKFLELSAKSLGKDLNTAYKEVGYDLMDIFGDIYGAFETAVDEGATALTDEGISEEWAEAITEVAKRNITPPEVHISGYVDIQTFDYNGVDIVKEALLAAENNGDNDGEVIKVQCVGAPRYRITVTSTDYILAEKELQAAADRAIDIIEQSGGNGEFLRELD; translated from the coding sequence ATGGTAAGAAAAAACAGTAAATGGCCTAAAGAAGGTGAATTAATTGTTGCAACAGTTTACAAAGTTCTCCCTTATGGTTGTTTTGCTAAACTTGAAGAATATGTTGGAAAAGAGGCTTTCATCCATATTAGTGAAGTATCTTCTGGTTGGGTTAAAAACATCCGTGACCATGTTAGAGAAAATCAGAAAATTGTTGCACGTTGTATTAGAGTAAATCCTAAAAAAGGTCATATTGATGCTTCTTTAAAAAGAATCAGAGAAGATCAAAGAACCAAAAAGATTCAGCAATGGAAAATTGAACAAAAAGCTGAAAAATTCTTAGAATTATCTGCTAAATCATTAGGAAAAGATTTAAACACTGCTTATAAAGAAGTAGGTTATGACTTAATGGATATCTTTGGAGATATTTACGGGGCATTTGAAACTGCTGTTGATGAAGGTGCTACTGCTTTAACTGATGAAGGTATTAGTGAAGAGTGGGCAGAAGCAATCACCGAAGTTGCTAAAAGAAACATTACTCCTCCAGAGGTTCATATTAGTGGATATGTAGATATTCAAACCTTTGATTATAATGGTGTAGACATTGTAAAAGAGGCTTTACTCGCTGCGGAAAATAATGGCGATAATGATGGAGAGGTAATTAAAGTACAATGTGTAGGTGCTCCTAGATATCGTATTACTGTTACTTCAACCGATTATATCTTAGCTGAAAAAGAACTTCAAGCTGCTGCAGATAGAGCAATTGATATAATTGAGCAATCTGGTGGTAATGGAGAATTTTTAAGAGAATTAGATTAG
- a CDS encoding 30S ribosomal protein S27e, which translates to MASKGRGNFLRVKCLDCGNEQIVFDRAASDVKCIICGKTIVKSRGSKAKIMAHIDEVLN; encoded by the coding sequence ATGGCTAGCAAAGGAAGAGGAAATTTTTTAAGAGTCAAATGTTTAGATTGTGGAAATGAACAAATAGTTTTTGATCGTGCTGCATCTGATGTAAAATGTATTATCTGTGGTAAAACTATTGTTAAATCCCGTGGTTCCAAAGCTAAAATCATGGCTCATATCGATGAAGTTTTAAACTAA